The Fluviispira sanaruensis sequence TCTGCTTAATTTATCATCCAAATAAAAGGACTGTAAAGAATCTTTGGATAAACTTACTGAGATAGCATTGCTGGAAGCTTTGTTACCTTCTAAGTTTGAGAAAGATACTGAATAGTCAGCACATCCACCGAGGGGTATACTATTAGCAGAAATAACAATGCTATTTACTTTGTTTGCTTTTTGCTCTTTTTCAATAACTTTTGTTGGATCAGTCACACCACCAGTGCCAGAAGTATTTTTATCATTTTTCTTACAACCTGTGATTGCAATAGATGCAAGTCCAAGACTCACAGCTGTGAGTTTTAAAGATTTACTTATCGTCATATTTTTCTCCTAAACATTACAAAAACATTAGATAACCATCAAAAATTGCAGATACTAGAAACTTATTTCCGCAATTTGAGGAATATAATTTAATGTAACAATAATTGTCAATTTTTTTATAAATTAAAATATTAAAAAATTATACTAATAAAATAATTTAATATTAAAAATACATTAATAAATTAGCCTTAAAATAACTAAATAAATTATGGTAATAAAGATAATATAAAATATTTGTATATATTTTTAATATATTATTATTTTAAATATTTTGTTTTATTAAACAGATCTCATTTTTGTTAAAAAATAAATACGAATAATTTCATGTCAATTCAATAAGCAGACCATTTATGTATTCACTTTCTTAGAAAAAATATTTTTTTTCAGATGAAGTATTTTTTAAAATACCAAGATAGACAAGACTTATTTACATTTAAATATTTGCCATAAAGACATTTAAACACAAGAAGAAAGTGAGAACTAATTTTCTGTTAATCAACCTACAAAAATTAAGTTTAACCATAAAAAAAATTCAATTAAGTGACGAGCAAAAGTATAAAAATTAATTTTATATAAAAATTTTCAAGTCATTCATTCCTTTGTCAAATTTTATGACTTTATTACCAACGGCGCTGATTTCATCTTTACAAAAGATCAATTGTTATTTTTTTGCCAACTAAAATATTTTGATTGAAAGGACAAGGAAGAAACGAAAAAAATGTTGTTTTAAACTTAAAAATTTTGAGAATTTAAGGAGTGTGCACCGGATAGAGGGAAAAACAAAAAAATAGAAATGCAATTTTTTTTGCTCTCTTTATTTAAATAGAGAGCAAGTTTATTGTCAAAACATTAACTCTTGTAAAATAAATTGACACAATCAACTGCCTTCAACCATTTATACAAACTTGCATTTGCCAAAGCTTCGGGCATTTCGGGGCGAAACTCTCTCGCGATTTCTATTTTATTGAATGTTACATCTTCTTCGAGCACACCCACACACGCTGCCATCGCCGCCCCGAGGGAAGTCGTCTCAATATTTGCTGGGCGCGCGAGCAGTGTCTGTAAAATATTTGCTTGAAACTGCATTAAGAAATCGTTGCGCGAAGCACCACCGTCCACACCCACCCGCACGATCTTTTGTCCACTGACTTTTTCCATCAGGCGTAAAAGCTGAACATTTTGCAAGGCAATACTTTCTAAGACGGCACGGATAATCTGCGACTTTTGCGTTCCACGGGAGAGGCCAAAGAGCACGCCGCGCGCTTTTGGATTCCAATACGGCGCGCCCAGCCCCGCTAAGGATGGAACGAAGAGAACGTCCTCATCACGCGGATAACCCATTGCAAGTTCAGCACTTTCTGAAGAATTCTTCACCCAACCAAAATTGTCCCGCATGAACTGCACTGCAGCGCCTGCGATAAAAGCAGATCCTTCGAGAGCAAAGGTTCTTCGTTGCGCAGTACTATAAGCAACGGTGGTCAAGATCCCTTCATCCGAAGTCACCACATTTTCACCCGTATTCATAAGTAAGAACGCACCCGTACCAAAGGTGATTTTCGCTTCACCCTGCTGAACGCAGTTTTGCCCAAAAAGCGCTGCCTGTTGGTCACCCAAAATCCCAGTGATAGGTATACCGTCCGGTAGACCTGGTACTCCCTTGGTAAATCCAAAGCGACCAATACTTGGTTTGATCTCTGGCAGTGCACTTTCTGGAATTGAAAACAGTTTTAACAGCTCTGGGTCATAAGATCCCGTGTGTAAATTATAAAGCATAGTGCGGCTCGCATTGGTATGATCCGTCACAAAAGACTGTCCACCCGTGAGTCTCCAGATAATAAAAGAGTCGATGGTGCCAAGGGCGAGCTCACCTGTTAACGCCCATTGTTTGGCTTTCATATTCTGTTCTAAAATCCAGTGCATTTTTGAAGCACTAAAATAAGGATCACAGACCAATCCCGTTTTCTGCAAAATCATTTTGCGCACTGTTTCGTTACGTTTTAAATGATCGCAAAATTCTGCAGTGCGTCTGTCCTGCCAAACAATAGCATTGCCCGCAACTTCACCCGTTTTTTTATTCCAAGCGAGACATGTTTCCCGCTGATTGGTTATGCCTATTGCCGCAATTTTTTTCTGGTTGAAAGAGCTTTTTTCTCCTTCAGCAAATTTCAAACTGTTTTCGATTGCTTTTATTGTTGTATTCCAAATATCTTCAGGATTGTGTTCAACCAAACCTGGGCGCGGATAAATCTGAGGAAATTCAATTTTGTTGTTACCTAGCATAGAAAAATCATCCATGCTAAAAAAAGATGCTTGAATTCCTGTGGTACCTTCATCTATGGATAGAATAAAATCGGTCATAGGTTTACTCCTTTTATGCTTTCAATGTATCTTTTACAATTACGGAGGATAATGATGTGAGTTTAGTTGCGCAAGAAAAATTTCCAAATACTTTTAAAAAATATTTTAATTCCTTACCATTTCTAGAACAGGCTGGATTTTTTCTTTGGCCCTCCATAGGAAAAAGCGAACTCAATAAAAATGAAATTAAATTATTTAAAAAAATAAAACCTTCGGGGTGCATTCTTTTTAAAAGAAATTTTACTGATTTCGCACAAGGAAAAATATTAATTGCAAATGTAAAGAAAAATTGTGAAAGAGCAAATCAAAAATATAAAATGCCTTTTATTGTCTCAATCGATGAAGAAGGTGGCAGAGTTTCGCGTTTGCCACTTCCTTTTTTGCGCGGTAAACCAGCGCTCGAATTTTCTGACAATAACGATGAACTTGGCTTAGTCAATCAAGTACTTCATCAAACTTTTGTGGCAAAAGGATTAGGCATTAACTGTATACTGAGTCCAGTCGCCGATATTTTAACAGAACCGACAAATCCCGTCATGGGTGATCGCTGCTTTGGCCGAGATGCTCTCACTGTTTTAAAATATTCCTCTCTCGTAAATAAAACACTCTTGAGTGAACAAATATTTTCGTGTGCCAAGCACTTTCCAGGACATGGCAATACAAAAACAGATTCACACAAAGAATTCAGTACCAGCGATGTAAGTTTAACCACACTTAAAACCCGTGAGTGGATTCCTTTTAAAAATTTAATTGCAGAAAAAATACCATTTATCATGGCTGCACATGTGATCGTCCCTGAACTCGATCCTAAGTTCCCAGCAACGTTAAGTTATGAAATATTAACGAAACAATTAAAAAAGAATTTAAAATTTAAGGGACTCGTGCTTAGCGACGATCTGCGAATGAATGCAATCGCAAATTTTTACCAACAGTCACGTGCAATTGAATCATCCATTACAGAAACAAATCCTGTTTCGTTATCTGAGGAAGATTCTTATCTTGAGCAAGCAGCTATCGATGCCTTGCTTGCAGGTTGTGATATTTTATTAAGTTGCCAAAGCATAGAGAGAGAAGCAAGAATTGCATACTCGATTGCAAAAAAACTTAAAAATGATAAATTATTTCATAAACTGATGCTGGAGAAGGCTTGGAAAATATTCTCTACTTTAACAAAAACACAAAAGATCTAAACTTTTTTCTCGTTGTCGGGTACAGCCTCTTATTTCATATTCTTTTAGCTCTGAGTCTCAGTTTTCTTACACCCAATCCTGTTGATATGACTGATTTAAGAGTAACAACCAGCACCGTCCAGATTTCTTCCAAATCACCCAATTCGCAAAAGCCCACTCTGCAAAAACACCGTGAGAGGAACATACCCAAAAAAGAATTGATCCAATCGACTCAAAAATCGGCGGCTGCCCCCAGTGAAATTCCACCCGAAAAAGTCGCAACTCCACAAAAACATTTGGATGCTGTCACTCCAGCTGGACAGTCGACCAATGAAAGCAAAGAATTTTATTCTGCGGAATCCACCGTCGATAAAACGGCACAATGCACTTTACCTGAAATCAATATCACGGACGATGCCGCTAATGCTGGTGTCACAAGTGGATCCGTAGTAATTGAAGTGCAAATAAATAGCGAAGGTAAAGTAACAGAAGCAAAATTGATCAAAGGCACAGGATATAAAGTAGATCAAGTTGCTTTAGCAGCAGCAAAAGAATTGAATTGTAGCCCTGCGTGGCGAGAAAAACACAGCGTTGGTGTTATAAAACGAATTACTTGGATGATTGTACCTTGATTGTCTCATCTTGATAAAGACGAAAATTGTATATAATTAAATAGTATAACTTAATACTATAATATTTTTTAATAATTCATTCAAATTCATATTTTTATACCCGCTCAATTGAAACGCAAATTGCTAAATAAAAAGTAATTCATGACTTGCAAAGCTCTTAAAACTTCTTTATATTCAATGGTTGTACTTTTTAGTCGAAACTAAGGTTTCATACACTTAAAAAGAATCAATCTCATCTATACTCACTTTGAGAAGTACTTTTTATCATGCAAAATCGGACTCTTTTATTCCAAGCTTTTTAGCAATCGCTAAAATATTTTTATAGGATTGAGTATTCCCAAAAGCAAAATATCCCCTATGCTCAGAAAGAGGAGCTTTTAATTCTCTGAGTAAAGCAATTGAAACTTTTTTATCAAATTCATCAAATTTTTGTTGGAGTAATTGTCCTTTTTCTGAACCTTTTAGGCGATTTATTTCCATTTTTACATTTTGAACAAGTTCAAAATATGTTGTGGGATAGGATTGCTCTAATAGCAGTCTTTCTGCTGCAAGCTTTTTATTTTCTTCGACAATACGTTTTCTATCCTCGAGAATTTTTCTCTTTTCAGACAAAATAACTGGATCTTTTTTGGCCTCAAATTGGGCTTGTTCACTCTTTCTAAATATTTTATCTTCATTAAGATTTCTTATTAATTTTTGCGCACTTTCACGTGTTCCATAAAACATATAAGCTAAAAATAACCCATATAACCCCCAAACAGCATATAAAAATCGTTTTTTGTTTGGATTTGAATCTAAGTAATTTTTTTGCTCTGAATAATTTATAGGCTCCACATATGAAGCTAATATATTTTCAATATTTGCTTCATATATACTGCATGAGCAAATTAAAAAATATTCAAAAATTCCTTGATTGTTCGTTTCATCTGAAAAATCAAGATCAATTTTATTCAACCCACTTGTTTCAAGAAGATTTTCATTTTTAATACTTGAAAATTTCTGTTCATCTGAAAATAACTTAACTTTAGTAGCCTTATTAAATTTCGCAAAATAACTCATAAACAAAGCAGTTCTAACTTCTTTATCTTTTTCGATAAAAATATCATTCTTAAGAAGATTTAGAAAATTAGTTCTTTGAAAAAAATTAAATGAAATATTTTCAATGCTTTTATTTTCTTTTATCTTTACAATACAATCATTTAATATGCTATGAGATTCTGTACTTTTTAAGAAATTCTGAAGAACATGAGAAAGCTGAGTATAATCATTACTTTGCTTACTAATTTCATATACTTTCTTAGGTATTTTATAATTTACTTGATCAAAAAATTTCATTAAATAACTATTGATTGGATGTTCTGATGCTAAAGTATTCAGATTTTTAAACTGAGGAATATTTCCTTTCATTAAAGCTGCATCTGATATAAATAATAAATGTCTTTCACGTAAATCAAGAATGTGGCCATCTAATTTTACCGCATCATTTTCTTCTAAACCATTTGAATATTTTGACTGAATATTTTTTAAGTAATTTAAATATATATCAAGTGAAAAATTAAAATATCGATCTGTTTTTCTTGCGATTGATTCATTTATTGAGCGAGAATGCAAACTTTTATTTTGTATTTTTTGGTTTATATTTAATTTAGTTTGTTCTATATTCTTTTTAAAAATTTCTAATCTAGTTCTATATTCTTTATACCTATTAATAAAATTCTTATAAAAACCAGTTTCTTTCCCAAAGAAAAAATTATAAAGACCTATTGTATTAAACCAACTATTATTTTTCTCATTTTCATATTTAGATTGCAAATTAGTAATATGGGAACATAAATCATCCATAACCTTCATTAAGTTAGTAATAAGCCTAGAAATAACTTCTAATGGAGCAACACTGATTAAAGAAGACGCTTCTTCTTCTCCATACATTGCTATAATAAGTTTATTAAATTTTAAAGCTTCTGTATGATACTGTATCTTAGAAACAAGATTTATAATATTTGTCAAATAATAAATATACATTCTGAAAAAATCTTGTGAATTTTTATCTAGATATTCTTTATCAAATCCTGGGATGAGAAGCTTTGAAAAAGATTCATAAGGAATGATAAAGTACTTTTTTAAACTATCAGTTGAATTTATATTATTTACTAACTTTTTGTTTTGATATAATGAAAAAACTTCTTCTGGAATATTTGAAGAATATTTATCCAAAATTACATTATAAACACTCCATAAACCAAACAATGAGTAAATTGAAAATTTATCATTGTTTTTCTCATCAGATAAAAATTCTTCTATTTTGTCTGCTAATCTTAATAACTCACAAAAACTATCAATTTTATGAGCAAATTGTATGGCTGAATTTTTACTTGCATCACCATTTTCAAATTTAAAAGACAATTTATTATTATCGAATTCCTTTTTTATTTCAAACGCTAATAATACGACATTTTTGAATTCTTCTTTAGTTAAAACCTTTTGTACTGAATTTGTACTTTTAAAAATTCTTATATTAAAGCTCATATTAGATAATTTATTCTGAATTTCATTTTCAGAACTCCACCATTCATATATTTTATTCCACGTTTTTTGTGGAAACGTAGTGGAGCTATATTGAGGAGGCTCTAATTTTATAAGTTTATCTGATAATATTGCAATTTTTTTTAAATTTTTATCTTTAGTATTATAATTATACTTTAAAAATTCATTTGCATACTCAAAAAGCTTATTTAATTTCTTTTCGGTCTTAGATAATTCAAATTCACTTGGAATTTCTTGTATCCTTTTACTACTTAATCTTTCTTTATTAAGATCCTTAATTAATGCATTAATTCTACCTATTTTCTTTTCAGAAATCTCTTGTTGAAGAGCGTTATAGTTTTTTATTTCATTAACTTTAAAAAAACTTAAATCTGTCCAAAATTTATAAGATACAGAATTTAAAACATCTTCTTTAATCTTCTTATTAAAACTTTCAGGATCATAGAAACTAATTGACTGTTCATCTCTTAAAATACAGCAATATATCCATGGAATTATTGGTACTGTTGCTGAAGCTCCAGAGGCAATTACATTGCCTAAATTCTCAACAATTGTTTCATTGTTTACTCTATATGCTATGTGTTCTTTAATTTTTTCTTTAAATTTATTAAATATATCTATAAAATCATTCGGTATTTTATTTTCTTTAACTCCCATAGTTAATTCATTTTCGATGATATTAAAGAGAGTATAAATGAATGATGCTGGCATTCTATCAAAATTTTGCAACATCATTAAAAGAATTTTAACATATGAATTAATGAGATAAAAACCTGAATCTGCATCTTGCCAACTGATACGTAATATTTTTAAATTACTAAATCTTCCATTTAATTTATTTATTAAATAATTTGTTAAAATTTCTACGGCTGCTTGTATTTTTAAAGAATGTTTTCTGAAATATTCATTTTGCCAGGAAAAGAGGTCGCTATCCATAAATTTTTTAAATTTATCTATGTTTACCCATTTACTTCTTGTTACTTGAAGAAGGTACACAGATGAACCAATAAGGAAACCCGACATAGAACTCATTAAAGTATGTGCTGCAACTTGTACTCCAGGAATTCCTCCTACTGTGTGACCTATAGCACTTCCTACAACCCCACCGAGAGGACCTGCCACTACACCACCAATTCCCGAACCAATAGTAGATGACATTGCTTGGGGGTTGGTCACATTTGAAATAATAGCTCCTGATGCTCCTGAAGTAGTACTTGCTCCAACCATGGCTTTATAACTATTACTAGATTCCAATAGTTTTTTAAAATTTTCACCTTCCATTTTGCCTTTAGCAAAATAATTAGCAACTAGATCTCTTGCTATTGTAAGATCGGAGTTGGAAAAAGATGTATCTTTTTTGCTGAATAATAAAGACAATAAAGTATCATTCTTTTCTTCAATATTATTATTTGAATTTAAGTCTTGTTTCAACATATTAAACCTTCGTATAAGTATAAAAGTATAAAAAATACTGAACACACGATATTTGATCGTGCATTATACTTATACTTCTTTTAATTAAGAAAATCAAAGTAATTAACACAAACTCTTTCAAGAAAAGGAATATGAGTTATCTTTTTTTTAACTCATATATTTAGAGAAAAATTCAAATAAAAATGTAAGCTCCTGATATCATATATATAGCCTATTGATTACTTATTATTATTCTTACTTGAATTATGATCACCACAACATGCTTTTTTTATTTTTTATTCACTATAAAAGGCTTTCAAGAATATTTGTACATTGTCATTTTTTATAGGTTATGATCTACTCATGCCAAATTAACTCAAAAATTTAATCAAATGTTATTCATCTTATACGCAGCCCTTTAAGAATGTCCCACTCGAATCAGGACTAACACATTGATATTAAAAATATTTACTTATTAGGCGCTCGAGGAAATATTGTGGACTGCGTATTCGTTATTAAATAGAGAAAATAATTTTTAATAGCTCAAAAAATATTAACGAATCATTTTGGACGTTACCATTTTTTTTAATAATTGTTATTGGCTAGCCTATAAATGGCCTGAAAAAGCAAATTGAAAATCAAGCTAGAGTTGAGCATAAATACTGACAACACATAGCTTGAGAATTATAGATAAAGAAAGAAACAGTTTAAAGGAGGGCAAATAGAGTGCTATTTGAGATATCTTATTCTTTCAATATTGGATAGTTTTTTTATACAAAATGCATACTAAGCATCTAAAAATGAATTTATTATAATAGAAATATAAAAATTAATTTAGATTTTTAATGTGTGTTAATCTCTTCTGCCACCAAATATTCTGAGCAAACTAATAAAGAGGTTGATAAAGTTAAGATACATGGTCAAAGCGCCAAAGATCATGAATTTACCCAAAGCTTCACTATTGCCAGAGGTTTGTTCTGCCAATGCATAAGATCCTTCACGAATGCGTTGGGAATCATAGGCAGTTAAGCCAGAAAAGACGAGGATTCCCGCCCAACCTGCAAAGGAATTCAACATTTCGCTCTGAACAAAAATATTCACAACGCTTGCTCCCACGATCATTAAAACACCCATAAATAGAAAAGTGCTCATAAAGCCTAAATTCTTTTTCGTAACAGCCCCAAATAATGCTAGGCCAGCAAAACCAAGCGCGGCAACAAAAAACAGTGAAATAACATTGCCGATCGGGTAAACAACCATTATAATCGAAAATGTGATTCCTGTGAGCAAAGAATAAAGCAAAAACATTCCTTTTAAGGCTTGCGAACTCAATTTTTCAGCCGCAAAACTCATTCCCATGACAAGCGCCATTTGGACGAGGAACAAACCTAAAACAGCACCTCTGCCAAAACTTAAAATGGTTTGAATTGCGCCTGTTTGAATAAGTCCAACACCTGTCAAAGCACTTAAGAACACACCTAAAGTCATCCAACCATAAACCCCTGCTATCGTTTTGCTCGCAGAAGATTGAACAACTTCATTTTTTACCGCTGTATTCATCCAATTATCGTTACTCTTTTGAAATCGATTAAATCTCATGTGTAAATTCCTTTCTCATGATGATTCAAAAAGCAAATGGAAAACTCCAATCTCACATTAAAATTTAAACCGAAAAACGTAAATGGCAAGAGAGTGATAACAAGAGTCTCAAAAAGAAGCAAATTTAAGAATTCACTTGCTCTTCCATACCTTCATCTCCAACCCCGCGATCAAGTTTTCTGTCCATTTCGTATTTGGGATCGTAGTCGCTTGTTAATTCAGAAGCAGAGCCAGCAAAGCGGATGCAATCTTTTGCAATATTCGCAGCGTAATTTTTAAGATGTGCGCGTGCTTCATCGAGATCTTCAACTCTATTTAGCACATCGCGTAAGCTTTTGCTTGAAGGAAAACCCTTCGTATACCAAAGTAAATGCTTGCGGGCTAAAATAGCCGCTAGTTTTGTTTTACCAAAAAATTCTTCTTGATAAGCCAAATGCCGCAGAACGAGATCAAGCCATTCCGCAAATTCAGGCTGCACAGTTTCAGCTAGTAATATTTCTTTAAAAATCCAGGGATTACCCAGAGCACCTCGGCTCACCATTACGGCATCACAAGTCGTTTCTTCTTGCATTTTGCGGGCAGAGGCATAGTTAAATATATCACCATTGCCAACTTTTATAACTGACTTTTGCTTACTGAGTGCGGTATCTATTGCTAACTTTATACCCATTAAGTCGCAGGGAGTGGAATAACTTTCCGAGCGTGTGCGCCCATGAATTGTAAACATGTCGACGTTTTCTGCCAACACCCGTTCAACAGTGTTCACAACATTGACCTCTTCGCGCGTGTAACCTAAACGAAATTTTGCGGAAAGAGGACGAGCGGTTGCAGATCGTGCGAGTTCAACAGTTTTGCTGATTCTTTCAGGTTCTCTTAAAATCCCACTGCCACACCCTGCTGTCACCACTTTACGTACGGGGCAGCCCATATTTATATCAATAGTATCAAATCCTTGCTGATCAAGAACCGAAACCGCATGCGCCACCTGCTCCGCGCTTGGCCCCGTGACTTGCACACCTAAAATGCTTTCCGAGGCATGTCGCGCCATCATCTCGAAAGTTCTTTTATTCTTATATGCAATTGCAGTGGCAGAAAGCATTTCTACATATGTTAAACCTGCACCCAATTCCTGACAAATTCGGCGGAATGGCACATCTGAAACTCCCGCGAGTGGAGCTAAAAACACGCGATTTTTCAGAGTCAAATTGCCCAATTGAATAGGTTGATTAAAAAAACTCATGATTTTACCTTATTTTTTATTAATTGTCCGCATGCTGCTTGAATATCTCTGCCTTTAGATAGACGCACTGTCGCAACCATTCCAGAATTTTTAAGAATTTGTTGAAATTGGTAAACGCGGCCTAAGTCCGGTCTGCGAAACGCAGCTCCTTCATGTTCATTTAGAGGAATGAGGTTTATTTTTGCCCCAACACCTTGTAATAAAGAAACTAATGCTTGCGCATGCTGTTCGCTGTCGTTTATTCCTCGCAGGAGGGTGTATTGTATCATAAATGAAGACCGTGTTCCAGATAAAGCATGCTTTCTCAGGGTTTCAACCACATGAGTTAATGGATGGCGCAGGTTAACGGGCATGACCTTAGAACGCTCCTCTTCAAAGGGAGAATGAAGTGAGAGAGCAACTGCAACTTTTGTTTCATTTAAAATCCTATCGAGCGCAGGCATGAGTCCAACAGTGCTGACTGTCACTTTATTTGGTGAGAAATTAAGGCCTAAATTGTCGCAAAAGATCTGAGTGCTTTTAATCACATTATCTATATTATCAAGAGGTTCACCCATTCCCATATATACGATATTTGAGATCCTTTGATAGCTTGCCACATGATAATCGGGGTTTTCCCGCCGCCATTTTTCGGCAAGAATAACCTGTCCAACAATTTCCTCACTCGTAAGACTGCGCATGAGTCCCATGCGACCTGTCTGACAAAAACGGCAGGCTTGTGCACAGCCCACTTGAGTGGAAATACACTGAGTCAAACGCCCGCGTTCTGGAATAAGCACGCTTTCCACCCATTTGCCATCACTCTTTAAGCGTATTGCAAATTTTACAGATCCATCGTGGGTACTTGTTTGAATTTCTGAGATCTCCAAGGGAACAGAAAGTAAGTAATTGTTTTTAAACCATGCAGAAACATCCTGGCTCAGTTCTGAAAAATCGTAGTCTTCAAGTGGATTTTGTTTATAGACTTTTCGAAATAAGGTTTCAGCCCGTAATTTTGCTTTTGGAACGCCAAAAATTTCAGCTATTTTTCCCTCAAGTTCCTTACGTTCCGTCCCGAAAAATGAATTCATTGTTTTTTTTTCCTTAAATACCACCTAAAATAGGTGATCTTTTTTCAAACAAAGTATAATGGTGTGGTCAAGAAGTTTTTTGCTAATAATTGCATTCTATGCTATTTGGCTGCATCTAAAGATTTTCAAGGGGAAATGCAATGCAAGTTGAAAGTGATAAGACTTCAAAAAAGAAATCAAATCATAACTGCTCGCTGAATAAAGAAATGATTAATGAAAATAATCTCGATTTTCATAAAATAAATATTCATCATTCTAGAATAATTCAGGCACTAAAAAATGAAATAAATACAACCATTCCTATCATGGGTGCATGCACAACAAACAATGGTGGAATAATTTCTTGGAAACTTGTTACGCGAGTATTGTCTACTACGTTTCATTCCAGTTTGCGCAAATTTCAAAAAAATTCTATGCGCTATTGGCGAGAGAATTATTTATTGACTTGTATTCCAGCAGCAGGAGCTGCTTCCCGTTTCTTTAGTGAATTGCAAAAATTTACCCTTACTATAGAAACAAAAATCCCTGAGTTCAAAAATTCATTAGATCTATTTCTAAATCATAATTTTAAAGCAAAACTTTCTTTGGAAAATAGAAAACAAATACAAAGCATTCTTGCAAATGTAAAAATAACAACAGAAATGTCTTCCCTTTATGAAGGTATACACGAGCAAGAAAAAGATAATATAAAAGCTTGTATTGAGCAGTTTTATAATTTTTTAAGCCAATTTATCGTATTAGGAAAAACGGATGAAAAATTTATAAGCAAATACGAAAATTTAAAAAATTTATGTGATATGGAGAATATAAAAAAAGATTATATAAAATCTATTTCTCAATCGGAAAGCAATGTCCGCACACCTTGGGACTACAATAAAAATTTAACTAAAATAAAAAATCAGGATAACATTACAAATTTTAAAACAGCTTTTAGTAAAAATAAAAACTTTAGCAACTCACACTGGATGGAGCGAATTTCGGCGCAATCCTTATTTTTAAATAAAGAAACAGCTGCATCGAATGATCCATCTATTTATTTAGGCACACAAGAAAAAACAATTTTAAAAACATATGCTGCATGCTGCGTGTTGTTACAAAAATATGCACACCTACCGAAAGCACTTGTGCCAACAACTACGGAAGGTGATTCTTTTCTCATGCTCAAATTAGCAGAGCAGATTGGTCTATTACCTTCTCTTGGCAATATTCTCGTTGTTCCTGCATTTATGAAAAGTGAATTTGAAAATGAAATCGAAAGATTAAAACCAATTTTACAAGAAAATATCAGCGATATTTTTGCTCTGCGCAATTCACCATTTGCTCCAAAATGGTTAAAAGAAAATCGTAAAGTAAATGGGGAATGGGTTGTTTTTGAGCAAGGAAGAAA is a genomic window containing:
- a CDS encoding FGGY family carbohydrate kinase, coding for MTDFILSIDEGTTGIQASFFSMDDFSMLGNNKIEFPQIYPRPGLVEHNPEDIWNTTIKAIENSLKFAEGEKSSFNQKKIAAIGITNQRETCLAWNKKTGEVAGNAIVWQDRRTAEFCDHLKRNETVRKMILQKTGLVCDPYFSASKMHWILEQNMKAKQWALTGELALGTIDSFIIWRLTGGQSFVTDHTNASRTMLYNLHTGSYDPELLKLFSIPESALPEIKPSIGRFGFTKGVPGLPDGIPITGILGDQQAALFGQNCVQQGEAKITFGTGAFLLMNTGENVVTSDEGILTTVAYSTAQRRTFALEGSAFIAGAAVQFMRDNFGWVKNSSESAELAMGYPRDEDVLFVPSLAGLGAPYWNPKARGVLFGLSRGTQKSQIIRAVLESIALQNVQLLRLMEKVSGQKIVRVGVDGGASRNDFLMQFQANILQTLLARPANIETTSLGAAMAACVGVLEEDVTFNKIEIAREFRPEMPEALANASLYKWLKAVDCVNLFYKS
- a CDS encoding glycoside hydrolase family 3 N-terminal domain-containing protein, yielding MSLVAQEKFPNTFKKYFNSLPFLEQAGFFLWPSIGKSELNKNEIKLFKKIKPSGCILFKRNFTDFAQGKILIANVKKNCERANQKYKMPFIVSIDEEGGRVSRLPLPFLRGKPALEFSDNNDELGLVNQVLHQTFVAKGLGINCILSPVADILTEPTNPVMGDRCFGRDALTVLKYSSLVNKTLLSEQIFSCAKHFPGHGNTKTDSHKEFSTSDVSLTTLKTREWIPFKNLIAEKIPFIMAAHVIVPELDPKFPATLSYEILTKQLKKNLKFKGLVLSDDLRMNAIANFYQQSRAIESSITETNPVSLSEEDSYLEQAAIDALLAGCDILLSCQSIEREARIAYSIAKKLKNDKLFHKLMLEKAWKIFSTLTKTQKI
- a CDS encoding energy transducer TonB, translating into MENILYFNKNTKDLNFFLVVGYSLLFHILLALSLSFLTPNPVDMTDLRVTTSTVQISSKSPNSQKPTLQKHRERNIPKKELIQSTQKSAAAPSEIPPEKVATPQKHLDAVTPAGQSTNESKEFYSAESTVDKTAQCTLPEINITDDAANAGVTSGSVVIEVQINSEGKVTEAKLIKGTGYKVDQVALAAAKELNCSPAWREKHSVGVIKRITWMIVP
- a CDS encoding Bax inhibitor-1/YccA family protein; the protein is MRFNRFQKSNDNWMNTAVKNEVVQSSASKTIAGVYGWMTLGVFLSALTGVGLIQTGAIQTILSFGRGAVLGLFLVQMALVMGMSFAAEKLSSQALKGMFLLYSLLTGITFSIIMVVYPIGNVISLFFVAALGFAGLALFGAVTKKNLGFMSTFLFMGVLMIVGASVVNIFVQSEMLNSFAGWAGILVFSGLTAYDSQRIREGSYALAEQTSGNSEALGKFMIFGALTMYLNFINLFISLLRIFGGRRD
- a CDS encoding tRNA dihydrouridine synthase, producing the protein MSFFNQPIQLGNLTLKNRVFLAPLAGVSDVPFRRICQELGAGLTYVEMLSATAIAYKNKRTFEMMARHASESILGVQVTGPSAEQVAHAVSVLDQQGFDTIDINMGCPVRKVVTAGCGSGILREPERISKTVELARSATARPLSAKFRLGYTREEVNVVNTVERVLAENVDMFTIHGRTRSESYSTPCDLMGIKLAIDTALSKQKSVIKVGNGDIFNYASARKMQEETTCDAVMVSRGALGNPWIFKEILLAETVQPEFAEWLDLVLRHLAYQEEFFGKTKLAAILARKHLLWYTKGFPSSKSLRDVLNRVEDLDEARAHLKNYAANIAKDCIRFAGSASELTSDYDPKYEMDRKLDRGVGDEGMEEQVNS